One Micropterus dolomieu isolate WLL.071019.BEF.003 ecotype Adirondacks linkage group LG23, ASM2129224v1, whole genome shotgun sequence DNA window includes the following coding sequences:
- the LOC123963475 gene encoding claudin-like protein ZF-A89 isoform X1, which translates to MAAAGLQILAIFLAAIGFVGDIVICALPMWKVSAFIGNNIVTAQTFWEGLWMNCVMQSTGQMQCKVYDSMLALPQDLQAARALVVISILVVFMGILLAVAGGKCTNCIDDEEAKSKVAIIAGVLFIVGGILCLIPVSWSANTIIRDFYNPLLTDGQRRELGASLFIGWGTAGLLLIGGALLCCQCPQRKDSGYSVKYCAPRSAASGAYV; encoded by the coding sequence NGCAGGGCTTCAGATCTTGGCCATCTTTCTGGCAGCCATTGGCTTTGTGGGGGACATTGTCATCTGCGCCTTGCCCATGTGGAAGGTGTCTGCTTTCATTGGAAACAACATTGTGACAGCGCAGACCTTCTGGGAGGGCCTGTGGATGAACTGTGTGATGCAGAGCACCGGACAGATGCAGTGCAAGGTCTACGACTCCATGCTGGCTCTACCCCAGGACTTGCAGGCAGCCCGTGCCCTGGTTGTGATCTCGATCTTGGTTGTCTTCATGGGAATCCTGCTTGCTGTCGCAGGGGGAAAGTGCACCAACTGCATTGACGATGAAGAGGCCAAGAGCAAGGTAGCAATCATTGCGGGCGTGCTCTTCATCGTTGGAGGTATCCTGTGCCTGATCCCTGTGTCCTGGTCAGCTAACACTATCATCAGGGACTTCTACAACCCCCTTTTGACCGACGGACAGAGGCGGGAGCTCGGCGCATCGCTGTTCATCGGTTGGGGAACAGCAGGACTCCTGCTTATTGGCGGGGCGCTTCTCTGCTGTCAGTGTCCACAGCGTAAGGATAGCGGATACTCTGTCAAATATTGTGCCCCACGCTCAGCAGCCAGTGGAGCTTATGTTTAa
- the LOC123963475 gene encoding claudin-like protein ZF-A89 isoform X2 yields the protein MAAAGLQILAIFLAAIGFVGDIVICALPMWKVSAFIGNNIVTAQTFWEGLWMNCVMQSTGQMQCKVYDSMLALPQDLQAARALVVISILVVFMGILLAVAGGKCTNCIDDEEAKSKVAIIAGVLFIVGGILCLIPVSWSANTIIRDFYNPLLTDGQRRELGASLFIGWGTAGLLLIGGALLCCQCPQRKDSGYSVKYCAPRSAASGAYV from the coding sequence ATCTTGGCCATCTTTCTGGCAGCCATTGGCTTTGTGGGGGACATTGTCATCTGCGCCTTGCCCATGTGGAAGGTGTCTGCTTTCATTGGAAACAACATTGTGACAGCGCAGACCTTCTGGGAGGGCCTGTGGATGAACTGTGTGATGCAGAGCACCGGACAGATGCAGTGCAAGGTCTACGACTCCATGCTGGCTCTACCCCAGGACTTGCAGGCAGCCCGTGCCCTGGTTGTGATCTCGATCTTGGTTGTCTTCATGGGAATCCTGCTTGCTGTCGCAGGGGGAAAGTGCACCAACTGCATTGACGATGAAGAGGCCAAGAGCAAGGTAGCAATCATTGCGGGCGTGCTCTTCATCGTTGGAGGTATCCTGTGCCTGATCCCTGTGTCCTGGTCAGCTAACACTATCATCAGGGACTTCTACAACCCCCTTTTGACCGACGGACAGAGGCGGGAGCTCGGCGCATCGCTGTTCATCGGTTGGGGAACAGCAGGACTCCTGCTTATTGGCGGGGCGCTTCTCTGCTGTCAGTGTCCACAGCGTAAGGATAGCGGATACTCTGTCAAATATTGTGCCCCACGCTCAGCAGCCAGTGGAGCTTATGTTTAa